Proteins from one Malassezia vespertilionis chromosome 2, complete sequence genomic window:
- the toa2 gene encoding Transcription initiation factor IIA subunit 2 (COG:K; EggNog:ENOG503P3X2), translating into MTGARNQFYEFYRQSRYARKVCTNFSIGMQLTDALDELIQSGHINPILAMKVLEQFDKSISETLATNVKSKGTVKGHLHNYRLCDEVWTFNVKDAMFKMDNGETLSVDRAKIVACKLGENANR; encoded by the exons ATGACGGGGGCGCGCAACCAATTCTACGAATTCTACCGCCAGAGCAGGTACGCAAGAAAAGTGTGCACTAATTTCAGTATCGGTATGCAGCTTaccgatgcgctcgacgagtTGATCCAGTCGGGCCACATTAACCCGATTCTTGCGATGAAAGTGCTCGAGCAGTTTGACAAGTCGATCTCGGAGACGCTCGCGACCAACGTGAAGTCAAAGGGGACGGTCAAG GGCCATCTGCACAACTACCGCCTCTGCGATGAAGTGTGGACGTTCAATGTAAAGGACGCCATGTTTAAGATGGATAACGGCGAGACGCTTAGTGTCGACCGTGCCAAGATTGTGGCTTGCAAACTTGGCGAAAATGCGAATCGGTGA
- the SLD5 gene encoding GINS complex subunit (BUSCO:EOG09264VZ7; EggNog:ENOG503NXNA; COG:L) produces the protein MSHARYALSDDEEGGMHADQAGNADLSRVKPEAALPPMPQVELDLGLDTQEDTAQEEPHILRLAHAWLNERGAPEILAWDFNIVEKVMDQILQQQSILDSLASDASTSEEEHFRLNLVQLDVERAKWLLRSYLRSRLVKIEKYAAYIMEHRTEQARLSDVELGYAKRYHQLMHDHYTNAVLQFLPETMRSMQDAVPGSAPESRAGKMAASPNLDTPVFIYCREDCGPLRVFELDGAPAALDKGSIHLLAYRSIRLLLQQRRVELL, from the exons ATGTCCCATGCGCGCTATGCATTATCGGACGATGAGGAGGGCGGTATGCATGCTGATCAGGCAGGCAACGCGGACTTATCAAGAGTGAAACCAGAAGCTGCATTGCCGCCTATGCCGCAGGTAGAACTGGACCTGGGCCTGGACACGCAGGAGGACACGGCACAAGAGGAGCCGCACATTTTGCGACTTGCTCACGCATGGCTAAACGAGCGCGGAGCACCCGAGATCCTTGCATGGGATTTTAACATCGTCGAGAAGGTAATGGACCAAATATTACAGCAACAGTCGATCCTGGACTCGCTCGCTTCTGACGCATCGACGTCGGAGGAAGAGCATTTCCGGCTCAACCTTGTGCAATTGGACGTAgagcgcgccaagtggCTATTGCGCAGCTACCTGCGTTCACGTCTTGTTAAG ATTGAAAAATATGCAGCGTACATTATGGAGCATCGGACCGAGCAGGCACGGCTCTCCGACGTCGAACTCGGCTACGCGAAACGATACCACCAGCTCATGCACGATCATTACACAAATGCGGTGCTTCAGTTTCTTCCAGAGACGATGCGTAGCATGCAAGACGCTGTCCCTGGATCTGCACCGGAGAGTCGTGCGGGGAAAATGG CTGCGTCCCCCAACCTCGACACGCCCGTATTTATCTACTGCCGGGAAGACTGTGGCCCCCTACGGGTGTTTGAGCTTGACGGCGCCCCcgcagcgctggacaaGGGGAGCATCCACCTACTCGCTTACCGCAGTATCCGGCTCTTGTtacagcagcggcgcgtggaaCTGTTATAA
- a CDS encoding uncharacterized protein (EggNog:ENOG503PKWK), giving the protein MRCGVSRSLTTDAAAFLLEVEAGPSVRPGIARNPVHTASFSRYFQPHSSPLAEPEWPAPLQALANALERHDEDTCWKLVQQYRGEWEARDTFPYTLWQSLWLLVAEGPSPLPVVGQYARLDRVCKRLHTLQAFHESLYPRRTLSASMQQRYVYLLLKRAERLGLACDAAHDPALQTALKEEQRSQAIQILTALLHSHSVSHAALDTPLLGRAVFRLAHLGAVRALLLLLNAYAARKDHSTQPGAAVQPFSAIIQACMYDTHHDIGIEALRLAFALRLNMKSTLVQKFLSSLGADQIHTLYAACTNAACSEGPMHLDVHASRLTLLTRLAATRPAYFAHRCAVVLCRHDDPSVALRTLRDDPNAPFDVYGAVITALSWRTRKRAKGAAQALMMAVQTLESLQAHENSEYDTDEQMYGELIRAFAHAPRHAAKDAIPAELAQFAPPLSAYDWEALLGTFTAHVLARMLAQDVHTLRFAHHALLLSMNLEMRNYMHAKRLYEQIRTHFPSTVPIPERTEPHFLWLFGQACKNQTQVSFAVRLYHDWSAFGRKFSPRSTASLLRALVDEKRHAAAQHILSDIYAYDAEARAVYAPAILRVYMNAGLPEQAFEIAHRLYAQDCVWPQFYEHAQFEPPPLRMYAVCIYEASRSRLMASETARAKLLTWFDEFRLALAHTMAQPDAEQDMEAACTKAYLGVVQMHLYTLGMGTGSGADVPAVPAHAAALASADATLDELQDLQGSGNTIPHELNKVRKLVARAREKYEKARDVCKEY; this is encoded by the coding sequence ATGCGGTGCGGTGTCTCGCGTTCTTTGACGACGGATGCGGCCGCGTTTTTGCTCGAGGTCGAAGCAGGCCCCTCTGTTCGTCCAGGGATTGCCAGGAACCCAGTGCATACggcgtctttttcgcgctACTTTCAGCCACATAGCTCTCCGCTGGCCGAGCCGGAATGGCCTGCGCcactgcaagcgcttgccaaCGCACTCGAGCGCCACGACGAAGATACCTGCTGGAAACTCGTGCAGCAATACCGCGGGGAATGGGAAGCACGCGATACCTTCCCATACACTCTTTGGCAATCGCTATGGCTACTTGTAGCAGAAGGGCCCAGTCCGTTACCCGTTGTTGGGCAATATGCACGACTTGATCGTGTGTGTAAACGTTTGCATACACTACAAGCGTTTCACGAATCCTTATACCCACGACGCACACTGTCTGCCTCTATGCAACAGCGGTACGTCTATCTTCTTTTAAAGCGTGCCGAGAGACTCGGGCTtgcgtgcgatgctgcgcacgatccGGCGTTGCAAACGGCGCTGAAGGAGGAACAGCGCAGTCAAGCGATCCAAATTTTGACCGCATTATTACACAGTCATTCGGTCTcgcatgccgcgctcgataCGCCGTTACTTGGCCGCGCTGTCTTTCGTTTAGCACATCTcggtgctgtgcgcgcgctacTTTTGCTGCTGAACgcgtacgcagcgcgcaaggaCCATTCGACGCAGCCCGGCGCGGCAGTCCAGCCGTTCAGCGCTATCATCCAGGCTTGCATGTATGATACGCACCATGATATTGGAATCGAGGCACTGCGCCTTGCATTTGCGTTGCGTTTGAACATGAAAAGCACGCTAGTCCAAAAATTTCTGTcctcgctcggcgcagaCCAAATTCACACACTATATGCAGCATGCACAAATGCAGCATGCTCTGAAGGACCTATGCATCTTGATGTGCATGCGTCGCGGCTCACCCTACTTACACGGCTTGCGGCAACGAGGCCAGCGTACTttgcgcaccgctgcgccgtcgtACTGTGCAGGCACGACGACCCGTCCGTCGCATTGCGTACCCTGCGCGACGATCCAAACGCACCATTCGACGTATATGGTGCTGTCATCACTGCTCTCTCCTGGAGGACGCGGAAACGTGCaaaaggcgcagcgcaggcgctcaTGATGGCTGTACAGACGCTGGAGTCGTTGCAGGCACACGAGAATTCTGAATATGACACAGATGAGCAAATGTACGGCGAGCTAATTCGCGCATtcgcgcatgcaccgcgccatgccgcaaAAGACGCGATCCCTGCTGAGCTTGCGCAATTTGCACCGCCCTTATCCGCGTACGACTGGGAGGCGCTTTTGGGCACATTTACCGCGCATGTACTTGCACGTATGCTGGCGCAGGATGTACACACGCTCCGATTTGCTCACCATGCACTGCTGCTTTCGATGAACTTGGAAATGCGGAATTACATGCACGCAAAGCGCTTGTACGAGCAAATTCGCACCCACTTTCCCTCCACGGTGCCCATTCCGGAGCGCACTGAGCCGCATTTTCTGTGGCTCTTTGGACAAGCGTGCAAAAACCAAACGCAAGTCTCATTTGCTGTGCGGCTATACCATGACTGGTCGGCATTTGGACGCAAGTTTTCTCCACGTTCCACAGCTAGCttgctgcgtgcgctcgtCGATGAGAAGCGGCACGCGGCTGCACAGCATATTTTGTCCGACATCTACGCATACGATGCAGAGGCGCGTGCTGTGTATGCGCCTGCCATCTTGCGTGTATACATGAATGCCGGTCTTCCTGAGCAGGCGTTCGAGATTGCACACCGTTTGTACGCGCAGGATTGTGTCTGGCCGCAGTTCTACGAGCATGCACAGTTTGAGCCGCCGCCTTTGCGTATGTACGCAGTGTGTATCTACGAGGCGAGTCGTTCGCGGCTCATGGCCTCGgagacggcgcgcgcgaaattGTTGACGTGGTTTGACGAGTTCCGattggcgcttgcgcataCAATGGCGCAGCCAGATGCGGAGCAAGACATGGAAGCGGCATGCACCAAGGCGTATCTTGGCGTCGTGCAAATGCACTTGTATACACTCGGCATGGGCACAGGCTCTGGTGCCGATGTGCCTGCAGtcccagcgcacgctgcggcgcttgcgagTGCAGATGCAACGCTAGACGAGCTGCAGGACCTGCAAGGCTCTGGCAACACCATACCACACGAGCTAAACAAGGTACGCAAACttgtggcgcgcgcaagagaAAAATACGAAAAAGCACGCGACGTTTGCAAAGAATACTAG
- the SAH1 gene encoding adenosylhomocysteinase (BUSCO:EOG09262LYR; EggNog:ENOG503NU46; COG:H): MSNYKVADISLAAFGRKELHIAEGEMPGLVELREKYKKEQPLKGARIAGCLHMTIQTAVLIETLIILGAEVSWSSCNIYSTQDHAAAAIAAAGVPVFAWKGETEEEYNWCIEQTLHAFPNGEPLNMILDDGGDLTWLVHNKYPQLLPGINGVSEETTTGVHHLYNAAKKGDLKLAAINVNDSVTKSKFDNYYGCRESLVDGIKRATDVMLGGKVAVVAGFGDVGKGCAESLRGYGCRVIVTEIDPINALQAAMAGYQVDLMDNAASQAQIFVTTTGNRDIITTKHFEMMVDDAIVCNIGHFDIEIDVAGLKKTAKEVVNIKPQVDRYTLSNGRHIILLADGRLVNLGCATGHPSFIMSASFCNQTLAQIALWQDKDDKYKRGHVYMLPKDLDEEVAYAHLVKLGVKLTKLTDVQSKYLEIPVNGPYKADHYRY, encoded by the coding sequence ATGTCGAACTACAAGGTCGCTGATATTTCTCTTGCCGCATTCGGCCGCAAGGAGCTTCATATTGCTGAGGGCGAAATGCCCGGTCTTGTGGAGCTGCGTGAAAAGTACAAGAAAGAACAGCCGCTGAAGggtgcgcgcattgcggGCTGCTTGCACATGACGATCCAGACCGCTGTGCTGATCGAGACGCTCATCATCCTCGGTGCTGAGGTGAGCTGGTCTTCGTGCAACATTTACTCCACCCAGGAccacgctgctgcggcgatTGCTGCGGCGGGTGTGCCCGTATTCGCCTGGAAAGGTGAGACCGAGGAGGAGTACAACTGGTGCATCGAGCAAACTCTCCACGCCTTCCCCAACGGCGAGCCGCTGAACATGATTCTCGACGATGGTGGTGACCTCACATGGCTGGTCCACAACAAGTACCCCCAGCTGCTGCCCGGCATCAACGGTGTGTCGGAAGAGACCACCACGGGTGTGCACCACCTCTACAATGCCGCCAAGAAGGGCGACCTTAAGCTTGCGGCGATCAATGTGAACGACTCTGTGACGAAGTCCAAGTTTGACAACTACTACGGCTGCCGCGAGTCGCTTGTCGACGGTATCAAGCGTGCCACGGACGTAATGCTTGGCGGCAAGGTCGCCGTCGTCGCTGGCTTTGGCGATGTTGGCAAGGGCTGTGCGGAGTCCCTCCGTGGCTACGGCTGCCGCGTCATTGTCACTGAGATTGACCCGATCAATGCGCTTCAGGCTGCCATGGCTGGTTACCAAGTCGACCTGATGGACAATGCAGCGAGCCAGGCGCAGATCTTTGTCACCACCACCGGCAACCGCGACATTATTACCACGAAGCACTTTGAGATGATGGTTGACGATGCGATTGTGTGCAACATTGGCCACTTTGACATTGAGATCGACGTTGCCGGCCTCAAGAAGACTGCCAAGGAGGTGGTCAACATCAAGCCCCAGGTGGACCGCTACACCCTTTCGAACGGCCGCCACATTATTCTGCTCGCTGACGGCCGCCTTGTGAACCTTGGATGTGCCACGGGCCACCCCTCGTTTATCATGAGCGCCTCGTTTTGCAACCAGACCCTCGCCCAGATTGCCCTCTGGCAGGACAAGGACGACAAGTACAAACGCGGTCATGTGTACATGCTTCCCAAGGACCTGGATGAGGAGGTTGCGTATGCGCATCTTGTGAAGCTCGGTGTGAAGCTGACCAAGCTCACCGATGTGCAGTCCAAGTACCTCGAAATTCCCGTCAACGGCCCGTACAAGGCCGACCACTACCGCTACTAA
- the GAL1 gene encoding galactokinase (COG:G; TransMembrane:1 (o150-170i); EggNog:ENOG503NVCX), whose translation MHEIVPLLASLDQVYAPPAQERERRRWSALNSRFETLYHQKPSFVARAPGRVNLIGDVIPAAIDKDILMATVFVHDPSASSLHFTLENVSRDFAPASFACNIHDPQSVKLANEGDTRWANYFKVALQGLQPHLPAEAIACGRGVPPASSLSSSAAMTICSSIVILTALGARDQISRKKMTEIAIESERLVGVNSGGMDQAVSVYGVPNHAVYVSFVPSLETRSVPLPFNEDDSFVFVVSNTLVESDKKVMGPVQYNLRVVETRMAARILEMALGLNADQAHFPRAYQHTLYAVADAYFQRPGAWEAALKDSNVRDTRTKHGEKAAQLQWMLRIVDTHIPHHAMVRKEVEEATGLQGAAFDREFLESFPIRADQFHLHSRATHVYSEAQRVILFRTCCDATNVVGKASLDPLAVYAELGALMNASNKSLHMLYDCSCIELQEVVEIARAHGSLGSRLTGAGWGGCAVHLVPRAKLSHVLDGLKKEYYAKRFPLRSDAQVQDALFATEPARGACVFQCS comes from the exons ATGCACGAGATTGTCCCATTGCTTGCTTCGCTGGACCAGGTCTatgcgccgcctgcacagGAGCGTGAGCGCCGTcgctggagcgcattgAATTCGCGCTTCGAAACTCTTTACCATCAGAAGCCCAGTTTtgttgcgcgtgcgcctgGCCGCGTAAATTTAATTGGCGA CGTGATTCCCGCTGCAATTGACAAGGATATCCTTATGGCAACTGTATTTGTGCACGATCCGTCTGCTTCCTCGCTTCATTTCACGCTCGAAAACGTGTCGCGCGACTTTGCGCCCGCGTCGTTTGCCTGCAATATACACGACCCGCAGTCGGTGAAGCTCGCAAACGAAGGCGACACACGCTGGGCAAACTATTTCAAGGTCGCACTTCAAGGATTGCAGCCGCACCTTCCTGCGGAAGCAATTGCGTGCGGCAGAGG TGTACCACCCGCCTCGAGCCtgagctcgagcgcggccatgACGATTTGCAGCAGCATTGTCATACTCACTGCTCTCGGTGCGCGCGACCAAATTTCACGCAAAAAAATGACTGAAATTGCCATTGAAAgcgagcgtctcgtcgGGGTCAATTCGGGCGGTATGGATCAAGCCGTGTCTGTGTACGGAGTGCCGAACCATGCAGTTTATGTATCGTTTGTACCGTCGCTTGAAACACGCTCTGTTCCCTTGCCTTTCAACGAAGATGACTCGTTCGTGTTTGTTGTTTCCAATACGTTGGTCGAGTCGGACAAAAAGGTGATGGGTCCGGTTCAGTACAATCTACGGGTGGTCGAGACGCGTATGGCGGCGCGTATCTTAGAAATGGCGCTTGGCTTGAATGCAGACCAGGCGCATTTTCCCCGTGCATATCAGCACACATTGTATGCAGTAGCAGACGCATATTTTCAAAGGCCCGGTGCATGGGAAGCAGCGCTCAAAGATTCGAACGTGCGCGATACGCGGACAAAGCATGGAGAAAAAGCCGCACAGTTGCAgtggatgctgcgcattgtcgATACACATATCCCGCACCATGCAATGGTGCGTAAAGAAGTGGAAGAGGCGACAGGTTTGCAGGGCGCCGCTTTCGATCGCGAGTTCCTTGAAAGCTTCCCTATCCGGGCCGACCAATTCCACTTGCATAGCCGTGCGACGCATGTATACtccgaggcgcagcgtgtgaTTTTGTTCCGTACATGCTGTGACGCAACAAATGTCGTTGGGAAAGCGTCACTTGACCCGCTCGCCGTATACGCTGAACTCGGTGCTCTGATGAATGCAAGCAACAAAAGTCTGCATATGCTGTACGACTGCAGTTGTATAGAGCTGCAAGAGGTGGTAGAaattgcgcgtgcgcatggATCGCTTGGGTCTCGCTTGACCGGCGCAGGCTGGGGAGGGTGTGCCGTGCATTTGGTGCCACGCGCTAAGTTGTCCCATGTGCTGGATGGATTGAAGAAAGAATATTACGCAAAACGGTTTCCACTGCGGAGCGATGCACAAGTACAAGACGCCTTGTTCGCGACGGAgccagcgcgtggcgcttGTGTCTTTCAATGTAGCTGA
- a CDS encoding uncharacterized protein (EggNog:ENOG503P91Q; COG:S) → MRIQIHPGSAPASVDLSDVPGPLLRLSPNGELVLVELQGSLEMDGLVSGGGHTIGTLRFPASQEGKPVLQISHHRLEGSFVKLRKPLAVLEKRVGSADTLDMEHAPDHDAELQHASSPPTSPLAHDDLYASPSQQRKRAKTDLVQTPTRAGHGTVSSSPMPERMQRFSDGFMDFSSPQGKGAVEERPHVVTSYHVVTIVRQKLLFASRPEPVVQLDS, encoded by the coding sequence ATGCGCATTCAGATCCACCCAGGGTCGGCGCCCGCATCGGTGGATCTGTCCGACGTGCCAGGGCCACTGCTACGACTCAGTCCTAATGGTGAGCTGGTACTAGTTGAGCTGCAAGGATCGCTGGAAATGGACGGACTTGTGTCGGGCGGCGGCCACACGATCGGAACGTTGCGCTTCCCTGCCAGCCAAGAGGGAAAGCCCGTGTTGCAAATCTCGCACCATCGCCTGGAAGGCAGTTTTGTTAAGCTACGGAAGCCACTGGCTGTGTTGGAGAAGCGTGTGGGTTCGGCAGATACCCTGGACATGGAACATGCACCTGATCACGACGCGGAACTGCAGCATGCATCCTCGCCCCCCACAAGTCCACTCGCGCATGACGACTTGTACGCGTCCCCttcgcagcagcgcaagcgcgcaaaaacaGATTTAGTCCAAACTCCGACGCGTGCAGGGCATGGTACGGTAAGCAGCAGCCCGATGCcggagcgcatgcagcgcttctCCGACGGCTTCATGGATTTTTCCTCTCCGCAGGGGAAGGGTGCGGTGGAAGAGAGACCGCATGTCGTCACGTCGTACCATGTCGTGACGATTGTACGCCAAAAGCTACTTTTTGCGAGCCGCCCAGAGCCGGTGGTACAGCTGGACAGCTGA
- a CDS encoding uncharacterized protein (EggNog:ENOG503Q62T; COG:S): MRFIHLDPAVQLQLGEAAHGLLDHKFIHFVHKDERAHVQDDLQKIVASQTLFGSVIRCRIADLDTMRVMLEGGMDVPPKKAQYTNKDIVANMIGKGLMLCFFHTIPSSNAADEEHEQACGNLNSDFTQPQARALWDCMHRIKHHDSTKLDYVFQVLSNTSPRTILFSWPPPRTETRGHDGGVEDDTAYFYFAEDFARLIQGMQAGNGGRLTSCTQRFKASHTLTAAGRVRSIASVVIPYGALVFACYKVGSDNVQVGHVPQKRTALQRDAPAVNPVHPQTPHIPTNTNNTGWAPESQATGPIRSGTEQAHKPSMPALNSTEPMDKNALFAANGASTKACLSCGKTDSPEWRRGPTGHKTLCNACGLRYARSLSNKRKKSKDGSVVTMEPFGDPNMVPPSRGSGGGSRPGVHRRTSSKRSLPREQVPLPEPAPSQASRSANALQPTEHAHMPQETPHESTIIPSFPHAVMIAAAAAAAAHSGAGTPANVPAIISDTMPANTLTDTDRYMANAAAAAAAATVASQGPKELNMLLPHAHMEKSAQAPLFTVFANSIPKTPDLPKSEPDLAGPTGSLPRDAAENYEMENLLHPGMLP; this comes from the coding sequence ATGCGTTTCATCCACTTAGACCCTGCGGTGCAACTCCAGCTCGGGGAGGCGGCACATGGTCTACTGGATCACAAATTTATACATTTTGTGCACAAGGACGAGCGTGCACATGTCCAAGATGACTTGCAAAAAATTGTCGCGAGCCAAACCTTGTTTGGCAGTGTCATACGATGCCGTATTGCGGATCTCGACACGATGCGTGTCATGCTAGAAGGGGGGATGGATGTGCCGCCAAAGAAAGCGCAGTACACGAACAAGGATATCGTCGCCAACATGATAGGCAAAGGCCTTATGCTTTGCTTTTTTCACACGATTCCCAGCTCCAACGCTGCCGATGAAGAGCATGAACAGGCGTGCGGGAATCTAAACAGCGATTTTACGCAGCCacaggcgcgtgcattATGGGATTGCATGCATAGGATCAAACACCACGATTCGACAAAACTCGACTACGTTTTCCAAGTTCTCTCAAAcacgtcgccgcgcaccaTCCTGTTTAGCTGGCCGCCGCCACGCACAGAGACCCGCGGTCACGATGGAGGCGTGGAAGACGACACAGCCTATTTTTACTTTGCTGAGGATTTCGCGCGGCTTATCCAAGGCATGCAAGCTGGGAATGGTGGCCGCTTGACCAGCTGTACACAACGATTTAAGGCATCGCACACGCTCACGGCCGCTGGCAGGGTGCGCAGTATCGCAAGTGTAGTCATCCCGTACGGTGCGCTTGTCTTTGCTTGTTACAAAGTAGGAAGCGACAATGTCCAAGTCGGCCATGTGCCGCAGAAGCGTACTGCACTGCAACGCGACGCCCCTGCTGTCAATCCTGTCCACCCACAAACACCGCATATACCCACAAACACGAACAATACAGGCTGGGCCCCCGAATCGCAAGCAACGGGGCCAATCCGATCAGGCACCGAGCAAGCACACAAACCAAGCATGCCAGCTTTGAACTCTACCGAGCCCATGGACAAGAAcgcgctttttgctgcAAATGGCGCGTCTACAAAGGCGTGCTTGAGCTGTGGAAAAACCGATTCTCCCGAATGGCGTCGCGGTCCGACCGGCCACAAGACATTGTGCAATGCATGCGGGCTCCGCTATGCACGCTCGCTGTCCAacaagcgcaaaaaaagCAAGGACGGCTCGGTGGTTACCATGGAGCCCTTTGGAGACCCCAACATGGTTCCGCCTAGCCGcggaagcggcggcggaagTCGTCCTGGGGTCCACCGTCGGACGAGCAGTAAACGGAGCTTGCCTAGAGAGCAAGTACCGCTACCAGAGCCGGCACCGTCACAGGCAAGTCGATCGGCGaacgcgctgcagcccaCAGAGCATGCGCATATGCCGCAAGAGACACCGCACGAATCCACCATCATTCCGTCTTTTCCGCACGCTGTCATGATTGCagcagccgcagccgcagccgcacaCAGTGGCGCAGGCACACCTGCGAATGTGCCTGCCATTATATCTGATACGATGCCCGCAAATACGCTCACAGATACGGACCGATACATGGCAAAtgcagcggcagcagcggcagcagcaACGGTTGCTAGCCAGGGCCCCAAGGAGCTGAACATGCTGCTTCCGCATGCGCACATGGAAAAgtctgcgcaagcaccgttGTTCACGGTGTTTGCTAACTCGATACCAAAAACACCGGACCTGCCTAAGTCGGAACCGGATCTCGCTGGGCCGACAGGATCCCTACCCAGGGACGCTGCGGAGAATTACGAGATGGAGAATTTACTGCATCCGGGTATGCTCCCATAG
- the CDC31 gene encoding Calcium-binding component of the spindle pole body (SPB) half-bridge (EggNog:ENOG503P2QQ; COG:T): MAKARSRRMPSVGSSGPGNMSYSRNAAPVAAELTDDQRAEIREAFELFDTDKDGAIDYHELKVAMRALGFDLKKPDVLKILRENDASGSGLMEWKDFERIMVDRIASRDPREEIQRAFSLFDDDGTGKISVRNLKRVAKELGENIDEEELQAMIDEFDLDQDGEIDAREFEQIMMDDP, encoded by the exons ATGGCCAAAGCGCGATCACGACGGATGCCATCGGTCGGCTCCAGCGGACCTGGGAACATGAGCTACTCGCGGAATGCCGCGCCCGTCGCCGCGGAGCTGACCGACGACCAGCGGGCAGAAATACGCGAAGCGTTCGAGCTGTTCGACACCGACAAGGACGGCGCCATTGATTACCACGAACTGAAAgtcgcgatgcgcgcgttGGGATTTGATTTGAAAAAACCAGACGTGCTCAAGATCCTCCGTGAAAACGACGCGAGTGGATCGGGGCTCATGGAATGGAAAGATTTTGAACGTATCA TGGTCGATCGCATTGCCAGCCGTGACCCGCGCGAGGAAATTCAGCGTGCTTTTTCTCTGTTCGACGACGATGGGACAGGGAAAATCAGTGTGCGCAACCTGAAACGCGTGGCCAAAGAACTGGGCGAGAACATTGACGAGGAAGAGCT CCAAGCGATGATTGATGAGTTCGATCTGGATCAGGACGGAGAGAttgatgcgcgcgagtttgAGCAAATCATGATGGACGACCCGTAG